One genomic window of Niveibacterium sp. SC-1 includes the following:
- the tssC gene encoding type VI secretion system contractile sheath large subunit produces MSTFEALAPAQPQVREEGGLLDRIVAESKVAKSTAEHARARDIIGELVGQVMEGAVVVSENLSATLDARIAELDALISDQLSEVMHAQEFQRLESSWRGLEYLTKHSSTGTQLKIKVFNTAKKDLTKDFKSAIDFDQSVLFKKIYEEEFGTFGGSPFGALIGDYEIGRQPEDMYFIEQMSHVAAASHAPFVTSASPELLGLESFTDLGKPRDLAKVFDTVEYAKWKSFRSAEDSRYVGLALPRFLGRLPYHPKDGTPVEGFNYVEEVDGTDHSRYLWVNAAYAFGARLTDAFDQFGWCAAIRGVEGGGLVEDLPTHTFKTDDGEVALKCPTEIAITDRREKELSDLGFIPLVHCKNTDYAAFFGAQSAQRAKKYNTDAANANAVLSSQLQYIFAVSRIAHYLKAMMRDKIGSFASAGNVETYLNNWIAQYVLLDDGASQEAKAQYPLREASIQVSEVPGRPGVYRAVSFLRPHFQLDELSVSLRLVAELPQSAKGA; encoded by the coding sequence ATGAGCACGTTTGAAGCCCTCGCACCCGCACAGCCCCAGGTTCGTGAAGAAGGTGGCCTGCTCGACCGCATCGTCGCCGAGAGCAAGGTTGCCAAGAGCACGGCCGAGCACGCACGCGCCCGCGACATCATCGGCGAGCTGGTCGGTCAGGTCATGGAAGGCGCCGTTGTCGTATCGGAGAACCTTTCCGCGACGCTGGACGCCCGCATCGCGGAACTCGACGCGCTGATCTCGGACCAGCTGTCCGAAGTGATGCACGCGCAGGAGTTCCAGCGACTGGAATCGAGCTGGCGCGGTCTGGAATACCTGACAAAGCACAGCTCCACGGGCACCCAGCTCAAGATCAAGGTCTTCAACACCGCCAAGAAGGACCTGACCAAGGACTTCAAGTCTGCGATCGACTTCGATCAGAGCGTGCTCTTCAAGAAGATCTACGAAGAAGAATTCGGCACCTTCGGCGGCTCGCCTTTCGGCGCCCTGATCGGCGACTACGAGATCGGTCGCCAACCCGAGGACATGTACTTCATCGAGCAGATGTCCCATGTCGCGGCCGCCTCGCACGCACCGTTTGTCACCAGCGCCTCGCCCGAACTCCTGGGCCTGGAGAGCTTCACCGACCTGGGCAAGCCGCGCGACCTCGCCAAGGTCTTCGACACGGTCGAGTACGCGAAATGGAAATCCTTCCGCAGCGCCGAGGACTCCCGCTACGTCGGCCTTGCGCTGCCGCGCTTTCTCGGCCGCCTTCCTTACCACCCCAAGGACGGCACGCCGGTCGAAGGCTTCAACTACGTCGAGGAAGTCGACGGCACGGACCATTCGCGCTACCTCTGGGTGAACGCCGCCTACGCCTTCGGGGCACGCCTGACCGACGCCTTCGACCAGTTCGGCTGGTGCGCCGCGATCCGCGGCGTCGAGGGCGGTGGTCTGGTGGAAGATCTGCCCACGCACACCTTCAAGACCGACGACGGCGAAGTTGCCCTCAAGTGCCCGACGGAGATCGCGATTACCGACCGTCGCGAGAAGGAGCTCTCCGATCTCGGCTTCATCCCGCTCGTGCATTGCAAGAACACCGACTACGCCGCCTTCTTCGGCGCGCAGTCGGCACAGCGGGCCAAGAAGTACAACACCGACGCGGCCAACGCCAACGCGGTGTTGTCCTCCCAGTTGCAGTACATCTTCGCCGTCTCGCGGATCGCGCATTACCTCAAGGCCATGATGCGCGACAAGATCGGCAGCTTCGCCTCGGCAGGCAATGTCGAGACGTACCTCAACAACTGGATCGCACAGTACGTCCTCCTCGACGACGGCGCGTCGCAGGAAGCCAAAGCGCAGTACCCGCTGAGAGAAGCATCGATCCAGGTTTCGGAAGTTCCCGGACGTCCGGGCGTCTATCGCGCGGTGTCGTTCCTGCGTCCGCACTTCCAGCTCGACGAACTCTCGGTATCCCTGCGCCTGGTTGCAGAACTCCCGCAATCAGCCAAAGGCGCATAA
- a CDS encoding type VI secretion system tube protein Hcp, translated as MKDIYVQFKGKYDVKGESRDNEHKEWIEVDSWRHQIIQPKSATASTAGGFTAERCEHGEMIFAKDLDLTSPRLWEACSAGHTFDEVTIDFMRADGDKRVKYLELKLKHVLISSVTPSVLDEGIPTEQFALKYAAVQWTYTAQDIKGGTKGNKIGKWSLAKNTPTYDA; from the coding sequence GTGAAGGACATTTACGTTCAGTTCAAGGGCAAGTACGACGTCAAGGGCGAGTCGCGCGACAACGAGCACAAGGAGTGGATCGAGGTCGACTCCTGGCGCCACCAGATCATCCAGCCCAAGTCGGCGACGGCCTCCACCGCGGGTGGTTTCACCGCTGAGCGTTGCGAGCACGGCGAGATGATTTTCGCCAAGGACCTGGACCTGACCTCCCCGCGCCTGTGGGAAGCCTGCTCCGCCGGCCACACCTTCGACGAAGTCACCATCGACTTCATGCGTGCCGACGGTGACAAGCGCGTCAAGTACCTCGAGCTCAAGCTCAAGCACGTGCTGATCTCCTCGGTGACCCCGTCGGTGCTGGACGAAGGCATCCCGACGGAGCAGTTCGCGCTCAAGTACGCCGCGGTCCAATGGACCTACACCGCCCAGGACATCAAGGGCGGCACCAAGGGCAACAAGATCGGCAAGTGGAGTCTGGCGAAGAACACGCCGACCTACGACGCCTGA
- the tssE gene encoding type VI secretion system baseplate subunit TssE produces MAGFDPTLFERLFDAAPHRPHEDTPLRRWNTEQLKESVARDLESLLNTRAFADTEALAPFPEAARSLASYGMTDFVGMSLANPADRDRICRTLERAIARHEPRLRQVLVILETDRNAIGCLQFGIRAVLQVSSSAEPVSFDALLQPDTLQYAVSKSRHASLTRSA; encoded by the coding sequence ATGGCCGGATTTGACCCCACGCTTTTCGAACGCCTCTTCGACGCCGCGCCGCACCGGCCGCATGAGGACACGCCACTGCGTCGCTGGAATACCGAACAACTCAAGGAATCCGTCGCGCGCGACCTGGAGAGCCTGCTCAATACCCGGGCGTTCGCCGATACCGAGGCACTCGCGCCCTTTCCGGAAGCCGCTCGTTCGCTGGCGAGCTATGGCATGACCGATTTCGTCGGCATGAGCCTCGCCAACCCCGCGGACCGGGATCGCATCTGCCGCACCCTGGAACGGGCGATCGCCCGCCACGAGCCGCGCCTGCGCCAGGTGCTCGTGATCCTCGAGACTGACCGCAATGCCATCGGTTGCCTGCAGTTTGGCATCCGCGCCGTCCTGCAGGTCTCGAGCAGCGCCGAACCGGTGAGCTTCGACGCACTGCTTCAGCCTGACACCTTGCAGTACGCAGTCAGCAAAAGCCGCCACGCCTCGCTCACGAGGTCTGCATGA